A segment of the Brevinematia bacterium genome:
CTTTTAAGCTTTACTAACTGCATAGTTATAGTTGAGCCACCAGATACGAACCTACCCCTACTCACAAACTCCCAAACAGCTCTACCCATCGCTTTAAGATCTACACCAAAATGCGAATAAAACCTCCTATCTTCAGAAAGAAGTAGTAGTTCAATAAACCTAGGAGATACCTCACTGAGACTAAAACTTTCGTTTATCCCCCCGTTGCCACTCAGTTCCGTAATCAAAACACCATTCCTATCAAATATCTTAACTGAATAATTAGAAGGCCTCAAATAACCTTTGTCAATAGGTATTGAAAAATACACAACAAAAAACCCCACAACAAACACCGTTTGTATCAAAACAATCTTAATCCAACTTTTCACCAAAATATGATGTAAAAACCCTACAAAGTTGACAACCTTAGTCCTTAATCTCAATATAGTCATAGAATGTCCTTACCGCAGATATCTCTGGATTATACATTTCCTCAACTCTGGTTTGTGGGACATTGAACTTTCCTATCGTAGTAGCTGTAACAATATATCTAAAGGAATACCTTCCCCTAGGAAGATAATGCAAAAAGATTAGCACTTTGTCTCTATACTTCTCAAACCTAGGCTGCACCCACCAATCACCATTCTGATCTGGTTCCTCTAGACCAAATAGAACTGGTTCAAAGCCTGCAGGTAAAGCATCATCTATAACAACAAAACTTCTATTTTCTCTCATTGTATTAACCGTAATTTCAACAATATATTTCCTACCCCTTTGAAATACTCCATTCACCATTTCCTCACCAGTTTCATAGTCATATATTCTTTTCGATATAGAAAAGCCATTTTCGTAGTCTCCACTTTTGCCGGACAAGTAGTAATACCTCACGGAGTAGTAAATCGGCTCCTTACCTTCTTTCACAAAATCAAGCCTTATACTTGACATATTTCCCGCAGGCTTAGCAGAACTTATCTTAGCATCAATTCCAAACTCCCTCGATAGAATTGGATCAAAATAACTTGTAAACTGCCCAGATAGAACTTCATAGGTATTTGCTAAAACTTTGACAGAAACATTAGGTTTCCCACTTTCATATTTCTTTAGATACTCTGTAAGTGCCCAAAGAGCCATAGCGTTTTCGTGTGTATTATACCAAGCACCATTGTATCTTCTCTGAGAATTCAACCAGTTCACAATTTTATAATCTGCATCAAACTTTATACCAGCTTCCAGCAAAGATTGCAGAACAATAGAGGTTACTATCACATCATTGTAATAGAAATATCCCCATTCTCCACCTCTGAAAAATGCATATATATTGTCTTCTACTATGTTCTGCTTGAAATAGGAAGATATTCTTTGGATTATCTCACTCTTCCCATCAAACTCGGGGTATCTAGATACTGCTCTGAGTATGAAAGCAAGAGATACTACATCTAAGTTTCTTGAATAATAGAAGTTTTTGATACTATTAGGATAGTAAATTCCGTTTAAGGAGAGTATGTAGTAGCTCATTGCCTCCACTAATTTAGAGTAGGAACCGCTATAAAATTTTGGTTGCTCTGGATTTCTGACTATCCAGTTTTTCAGGATTTCCAGAACCTCCAAGTAGATATTCTCATCCACTTTGTATCCAGCTTCCTTAGCCTTAGTAAGGAAAAGCATAGCATAAGCGGTTATGTAAGTGTCTGCATACGAGCTTCCGGGCCAGTAGTTAAATCCACGATCTTCTACATAGTATCTTGGCACTTCGTTTATAAAAGATTGGACAATATTTCTTAGATCTTCTCTGGTTTTATAATCCAACAACCTTCTCTGTATCATAAGCTCTTCACCTAGAACTAGTGGAAACATCTGCGATGACTTCTGTTCGAGGCATCCATATGGATAGTTGACTAAGTAGTCTAGTGAACCCTTAAGTTCAGAGAATGCTGAAGGTGAAATTGAAACACTTACCTTTGAAAACTCAGGATATACAACATTCTTCGGAGAAAGATCTAGGCTGAAGGTTTTATCATTTCTACCACTCGATCCAGTAACAGTATACATAAGAGGACTGTAAACAGGTAACTCAACTCTAACGCTGTCGGCCCCTTTCTTCGCAACCGCAGAGATTGTCAGCCAATAATCAAATTTACCAAACACTGTTTTGCCAACCTT
Coding sequences within it:
- a CDS encoding transglycosylase domain-containing protein produces the protein MKSWIKIVLIQTVFVVGFFVVYFSIPIDKGYLRPSNYSVKIFDRNGVLITELSGNGGINESFSLSEVSPRFIELLLLSEDRRFYSHFGVDLKAMGRAVWEFVSRGRFVSGGSTITMQLVKLK